One region of Amphiprion ocellaris isolate individual 3 ecotype Okinawa chromosome 9, ASM2253959v1, whole genome shotgun sequence genomic DNA includes:
- the klhl32 gene encoding kelch-like protein 32 isoform X2 produces the protein MPSEPSLSREMLTGQRLCQSKSHQDLVLSALNQQRKDGLLCDVTLVAGEQKFHAHKAVLAACSDYFRAMFSLCMLESEADEVTLQGVTGVGLKHALDFAYTGQILLEPAVIQDVLSAGSHLQLLELLSLCSHYLIQELSSVNYLELYRVADLFHLPALEEAVVGFLVEHLSELSQSRKDEALQLPYRLLREVLKSDRLTSLSEEEIWKLVVLWLEHDCRYQYTEDLLQHVRYGLMDVPTLHHLARSHPLVQSSPTAAALVDEALDYHHSTFAQPLHQSARTRPRFQSLTLYIVGGRKREVSRVRELRYFNPAAQEHVRVAGGSNWSELAPMPTGRSHHCVAVMGNFLFVVGGEVEHATGRTCAVRTACRYDPRGNQWTEIAPMKACREHFVLGALGQYLYAVGGRNELRQVLPSVERYCPKRNKWMFVQPFDRSLSCHAGCVADSLLWVSGGVTNTAQYQNRLMVYDPEQDQWLARSPMLQRRVYHVMAAVRRQLYVLGGNDLDYNNDRILVRHIDSYNMDLDQWTRCSFSLLTGQNESGVAVHDDRIYVVGGYSIWTNEPLACIQVLDLSTEGKEEVFYGPTLPFASNGIATCFLPAPYFTCPNLQTLQVPHHRIGAV, from the exons ATGCCTTCTGAACCCAGCCTCAG tcGGGAGATGCTGACAGGACAGAGGCTCTGCCAGTCAAAGTCCCACCAGGACTTGGTCCTCTCTGCCCTCAACCAGCAGAGGAAGGACGGCCTGCTGTGTGACGTTACCCTGGTCGCAGGAGAGCAGAAGTTCCACGCCCACAAAGCCGTCCTGGCAGCGTGCAGCGATTACTTCAGG GCCATGTTCAGCTTGTGCATGTTGGAGAGCGAAGCAGACGAAGTGACTCTGCAAGGAGTGACCGGCGTCGGACTGAAGCACGCTTTAGATTTCGCCTACACTGGACAG ATTCTGCTGGAGCCGGCGGTGATCCAGGACGTCCTGTCTGCAGGCAGccacctgcagctgctggagctgctcagTCTCTGCTCACACTACCTCAtccag GAGCTGAGCAGCGTGAACTACCTGGAGCTGTACCGCGTGGCCGACCTGTTCCACCTCCCCGCCTTAGAGGAGGCCGTGGTGGGCTTCCTGGTGGAGCATCTGTCTGAGCTGAGCCAGAGCCGGAAGGACGAAGCTCTGCAGCTGCCCTACCGCCTCCTCAGGGAGGTGCTGAAGAGCGACCGTCTCACCTCCCTGAGCGAGGAGGAGATATGGAAG ttGGTGGTTTTGTGGCTGGAACACGACTGTCGATATCAGTACACCGAGGATCTGCTGCAGCACGTCCGCTACGGCCTGATGGACGTGCCCACCCTGCACCACCTCGCCCGTAGCCATCCTCTGGTCCAGTCCAGCCCCACCGCTGCCGCCCTGGTGGACGAGGCCCTGGACTACCACCACTCCACCTTCGCTCAGCCCCTCCACCAGTCAGCTCGCACCAGGCCTCGCTTCCAGTCCCTCACCCTCTACATAGTCGGGGGGCGCAAGCGTGAAGTGAGCAGAGTCAGGGAGCTGCGGTACTTCAACCCAGCTGCACAGGAGCATGTACGCGTGGCAGGCGGGTCCAACTGGAGCGAGCTGGCACCCATGCCCACCGGGCGCAGCCACCACTGCGTGGCTGTGATGGGGAACTTCTTATTTGTTGTGGGCGGCGAAGTGGAGCACGCCACTGGGAGGACGTGTGCCGTACGGACTGCCTGTAGATACGACCCCAGGGGCAACCAGTGGACTGAGATTGCCCCCATGAAGGCCTGCAGAGAACACTTTGTCCTGGGAGCCCTGGGTCAGTACCTGTACGCAGTGGGGGGCAGGAATGAGCTGAGACAGGTGCTGCCCTCTGTGGAGCGCTACTGTCCCAAGAGGAATAAATGGATGTTTGTCCAGCCGTTCGACCGCTCACTGTCCTGCCACGCCGGCTGTGTGGCTGACAGCCTGCTCTGGGTCTCAG GTGGAGTAACAAACACTGCTCAGTACCAAAATCGGCTGATGGTGTACGACCCAGAACAG gACCAGTGGTTGGCCCGCAGCCCCATGTTGCAGAGGCGAGTGTACCACGTCATGGCGGCGGTGAGGAGGCAGCTCTACGTGCTCGGCGGGAACGACCTGGATTACAACAACGACCGCATCCTGGTCCGTCACATCGACTCCTACAACATGGACCTGGACCAATGGACGCGCTGCTCCTTCAGCCTCCTCACAG GTCAAAACGAGTCCGGAGTGGCCGTCCACGATGACAGGATCTATGTGGTTGGAGGATACTCCATTTGGACTAATGAGCCTTTGGCATGCATTCAG
- the klhl32 gene encoding kelch-like protein 32 isoform X1: MPSEPSLSSREMLTGQRLCQSKSHQDLVLSALNQQRKDGLLCDVTLVAGEQKFHAHKAVLAACSDYFRAMFSLCMLESEADEVTLQGVTGVGLKHALDFAYTGQILLEPAVIQDVLSAGSHLQLLELLSLCSHYLIQELSSVNYLELYRVADLFHLPALEEAVVGFLVEHLSELSQSRKDEALQLPYRLLREVLKSDRLTSLSEEEIWKLVVLWLEHDCRYQYTEDLLQHVRYGLMDVPTLHHLARSHPLVQSSPTAAALVDEALDYHHSTFAQPLHQSARTRPRFQSLTLYIVGGRKREVSRVRELRYFNPAAQEHVRVAGGSNWSELAPMPTGRSHHCVAVMGNFLFVVGGEVEHATGRTCAVRTACRYDPRGNQWTEIAPMKACREHFVLGALGQYLYAVGGRNELRQVLPSVERYCPKRNKWMFVQPFDRSLSCHAGCVADSLLWVSGGVTNTAQYQNRLMVYDPEQDQWLARSPMLQRRVYHVMAAVRRQLYVLGGNDLDYNNDRILVRHIDSYNMDLDQWTRCSFSLLTGQNESGVAVHDDRIYVVGGYSIWTNEPLACIQVLDLSTEGKEEVFYGPTLPFASNGIATCFLPAPYFTCPNLQTLQVPHHRIGAV, encoded by the exons ATGCCTTCTGAACCCAGCCTCAG cagtcGGGAGATGCTGACAGGACAGAGGCTCTGCCAGTCAAAGTCCCACCAGGACTTGGTCCTCTCTGCCCTCAACCAGCAGAGGAAGGACGGCCTGCTGTGTGACGTTACCCTGGTCGCAGGAGAGCAGAAGTTCCACGCCCACAAAGCCGTCCTGGCAGCGTGCAGCGATTACTTCAGG GCCATGTTCAGCTTGTGCATGTTGGAGAGCGAAGCAGACGAAGTGACTCTGCAAGGAGTGACCGGCGTCGGACTGAAGCACGCTTTAGATTTCGCCTACACTGGACAG ATTCTGCTGGAGCCGGCGGTGATCCAGGACGTCCTGTCTGCAGGCAGccacctgcagctgctggagctgctcagTCTCTGCTCACACTACCTCAtccag GAGCTGAGCAGCGTGAACTACCTGGAGCTGTACCGCGTGGCCGACCTGTTCCACCTCCCCGCCTTAGAGGAGGCCGTGGTGGGCTTCCTGGTGGAGCATCTGTCTGAGCTGAGCCAGAGCCGGAAGGACGAAGCTCTGCAGCTGCCCTACCGCCTCCTCAGGGAGGTGCTGAAGAGCGACCGTCTCACCTCCCTGAGCGAGGAGGAGATATGGAAG ttGGTGGTTTTGTGGCTGGAACACGACTGTCGATATCAGTACACCGAGGATCTGCTGCAGCACGTCCGCTACGGCCTGATGGACGTGCCCACCCTGCACCACCTCGCCCGTAGCCATCCTCTGGTCCAGTCCAGCCCCACCGCTGCCGCCCTGGTGGACGAGGCCCTGGACTACCACCACTCCACCTTCGCTCAGCCCCTCCACCAGTCAGCTCGCACCAGGCCTCGCTTCCAGTCCCTCACCCTCTACATAGTCGGGGGGCGCAAGCGTGAAGTGAGCAGAGTCAGGGAGCTGCGGTACTTCAACCCAGCTGCACAGGAGCATGTACGCGTGGCAGGCGGGTCCAACTGGAGCGAGCTGGCACCCATGCCCACCGGGCGCAGCCACCACTGCGTGGCTGTGATGGGGAACTTCTTATTTGTTGTGGGCGGCGAAGTGGAGCACGCCACTGGGAGGACGTGTGCCGTACGGACTGCCTGTAGATACGACCCCAGGGGCAACCAGTGGACTGAGATTGCCCCCATGAAGGCCTGCAGAGAACACTTTGTCCTGGGAGCCCTGGGTCAGTACCTGTACGCAGTGGGGGGCAGGAATGAGCTGAGACAGGTGCTGCCCTCTGTGGAGCGCTACTGTCCCAAGAGGAATAAATGGATGTTTGTCCAGCCGTTCGACCGCTCACTGTCCTGCCACGCCGGCTGTGTGGCTGACAGCCTGCTCTGGGTCTCAG GTGGAGTAACAAACACTGCTCAGTACCAAAATCGGCTGATGGTGTACGACCCAGAACAG gACCAGTGGTTGGCCCGCAGCCCCATGTTGCAGAGGCGAGTGTACCACGTCATGGCGGCGGTGAGGAGGCAGCTCTACGTGCTCGGCGGGAACGACCTGGATTACAACAACGACCGCATCCTGGTCCGTCACATCGACTCCTACAACATGGACCTGGACCAATGGACGCGCTGCTCCTTCAGCCTCCTCACAG GTCAAAACGAGTCCGGAGTGGCCGTCCACGATGACAGGATCTATGTGGTTGGAGGATACTCCATTTGGACTAATGAGCCTTTGGCATGCATTCAG